Proteins encoded together in one Solanum lycopersicum chromosome 7, SLM_r2.1 window:
- the LOC101261725 gene encoding pentatricopeptide repeat-containing protein At1g05600: MGIRWPRILTPKQLSQIILSQKNPLKALQCFDEAKCKYPTYRHNGPVYSTMINILGRSGRITEMKRTINQMKEDSCECHDSIFVNAIRSYAQAGLTNEAIFLFKSLPEFNCIEWTRSLSTLLEILVEESKLESVYQLFLENSCGWEVKSRAHFLNLLMNALCRMKRSDLALHIFQEMSYQNCYPNKESYRILMRGLCEEKRLNEATHLLYSMFWRISQKGSGEDVVVYRALLEALCENEEGEEALQILGKVLRKGLKAPRSYYKQIDLTQCRNGSDTENMKVLINEALIKGIVPSSDSYRAMAVDFYAEGKIDEGDKVLKEMHERGFKPSVAIYEAKVAALFRDGQVDEAIMVIDCEMVQKNCVPNIRLYNVVIKGLCHERKSTCAIKYLERMSRQVGCVPNYETYGTLVDGLCEDGKYVEASKVMEQMSINSFWPRVGTLNSLIRGLCQVGDLHSAIMCLEDMISLALTPDINVWQSLLGAICCENGLNEASFKTLEQLQTP, from the coding sequence ATGGGCATAAGATGGCCAAGGATTCTAACACCGAAGCAGCTCTCGCAAATAATACTGAGCCAGAAGAACCCACTAAAAGCGCTTCAATGTTTTGACGAAGCAAAATGCAAGTATCCAACTTACCGTCATAATGGTCCTGTTTATAGCACTATGATTAATATTTTGGGCAGATCAGGGAGAATAACTGAGATGAAGCGAACAATTAATCAGATGAAAGAGGACTCGTGTGAGTGTCATGACTCAATATTTGTGAATGCCATTAGAAGCTATGCGCAAGCTGGATTAACAAACGAagccatttttctttttaagtctCTTCCGGAGTTCAATTGTATAGAATGGACAAGATCTTTGAGTACTCTTTTGGAGATATTGGTAGAAGAATCTAAGCTAGAATCTGTTTATCAGTTGTTCCTTGAGAACTCTTGTGGATGGGAAGTGAAGTCTCGGGCACATTTCTTGAATTTGTTGATGAATGCTCTTTGTAGAATGAAACGCTCTGATCTTGCATTGCATATTTTCCAAGAGATGAGTTACCAGAACTGCTATCCAAACAAAGAGAGTTACAGGATCTTGATGAGGGGTTTATGTGAAGAAAAACGGCTCAATGAGGCTACTCATCTATTGTACTCAATGTTTTGGAGGATATCTCAGAAGGGAAGTGGTGAAGATGTGGTTGTCTATCGAGCTTTATTGGAAGCGTTGTGTGAAAATGAAGAAGGGGAGGAGGCCTTACAAATTCTTGGTAAGGTATTGCGAAAAGGACTAAAAGCTCCGAGAAGTTACTACAAGCAGATTGATCTTACTCAATGCCGGAATGGATCAGATACAGAAAATATgaaagttttgattaatgaagCTTTGATAAAAGGCATAGTTCCCAGTTCAGATAGCTACAGAGCGATGGCTGTTGACTTTTACGCCGAAGGCAAGATTGATGAAGGTGACAAAGTGCTCAAGGAAATGCATGAGAGAGGCTTCAAACCGTCAGTGGCGATTTATGAAGCAAAGGTAGCTGCTCTTTTCAGGGATGGCCAGGTTGACGAGGCAATTATGGTCATTGATTGTGAGATGGTGCAAAAAAACTGTGTTCCGAATATTAGATTGTATAATGTAGTTATAAAAGGCTTATGCCATGAAAGAAAATCTACTTGTGCTATTAAGTATTTGGAAAGGATGTCTAGGCAAGTAGGTTGCGTGCCAAACTATGAAACTTATGGAACTTTGGTAGATGGGTTATGTGAAGATGGTAAATACGTTGAAGCAAGCAAGGTGATGGAGCAAATGTCAATTAATTCCTTTTGGCCTAGAGTTGGAACTTTGAATTCTCTTATCCGAGGTCTCTGCCAAGTAGGTGATTTGCACAGTGCAATTATGTGTTTGGAGGACATGATCTCTCTAGCCTTGACTCCAGATATCAATGTTTGGCAGTCATTATTAGGTGCAATCTGTTGTGAAAATGGATTGAATGAGGCTTCTTTCAAGACACTAGAGCAGCTACAGACACCTTAG